The following is a genomic window from Armatimonadota bacterium.
GGCGCCGATATCGTGGCCTTCCCCGAGGTCTATCCCCATCACACCGGCGGTGAGACGCCTGCCGCAGTCGCCGAATCGCTCACCTCGCTTGGCCCCACGCTGCAGCGCATGACCGCCGAGGCGAGCAGCAACAGCCTCCATCTCATCTGGCCGCTATACACGTGCGAGGGGGACCGCGTCTACAACTCTTCCGTGCTCATCGCACCCGACGGCGGCATTATCGGCGCGTATCATAAGATTCATCCCACCATCGGCGAAATCGAGAGCGGCATCACGCCCGGCACCGAGGCGCGCGTCTTCGACACCGACGTCGGCCGCATCGGCATGGCGATATGCTACGACCTCAATTTCCCCGACGTCCGCGACGGCCTCGGCGCCGCCGGCGCGGAGATGATCTTCTTCTCCTCCGCCTATCGCGGCGGACTGCAACTCCGAATCTGGGCCTTCGAGTTGGGCGTCTATGTCATCTCGGCGATCCTCGCCGAGCTGGGCCGGATCGTGGATCAAAGCGGCGCGGTCCTCGCGGAGTCCACCTACGAGGCGCTCATCGCCCGCCGCATCAACCTCGATCGCCGCCTGCTTCACATGGACTACAACTGGGACAAGATGGACGCCATCCTCGCCAAGTACGGCGCGGATGTCTCCTTCGAGTACTTCACGCGCGAGGCGGTCTTCACCATTGCCTCCGAGCGCGAAGGGCTTTCGGTTGACGACGTCATCGCGGAGTTCGGCCTCGAGGGGCGCGCCGACTATTTCCGCCGCGCCAACGAGGTGCGCCGCGCCGCGCTGGAGAAATCATAGTCCGCATCGCGCCAATGTGCCGCGCAATGCACGGGCGCTCGGTTGACGGGCTGGCCCCACATGGGTACGATAGCCAATGGTTTGAAAGGACGGAAACCAATGGCTTTGCGTATTATTGCGGGCCTGGCCGCTGGCGGCGGCGCGGGCTTCGCCTTGCATCTATTCGCGACGCGCGTGTTCGGCGGCGGATGCCCGCTGACGTGCAATCCGTACATGGCCGTCGGCCTTGGCGTAGTGGTGGGCCTGATGTGGGCGCTCGGCATCTGACGCGTTGACCCGCACCACAGGGCCCCGTCGAACCATCGCTTCGCCACCATTTGGGATGTTCGGCGGTAGCAGACGGCCGCGCCGAGCTCTTCCAGGCGACGCCCCTGAGGTGGGCACCGAAGCGCGCGAGTCATTCCGATAGCAAGAGAACCTCGATAGAACCACGATTCGGAGGAGAACGACATGGCTGAAGTCGCCAGTGTCACGGAAAGCGATTTCGAGCAGGAGGTGCTCAAGTCCGAGCTGCCGGTGTTGGTGGACTTCTGGGCCCCGTGGTGCGGGCCGTGCCGCGCGGTGTCGCCGATCGTCGAGAAGGTCGCAGCGGACCTCGCGGACAAGCTCAAGACGGTCAAGGTCAACGTGGACGAGGCACCCGGTTTGGCGGGGAAATACGGCATCCGCTCGATCCCGAGCCTTTTCATATTCCACAGCGGCGAAGTCGTGGACTCCATGGTCGGATTCCTGCCGGAGTCCGAACTGAAGAAGCGCGTCGAGCAGGTGATCGCGCAATAGGCGCACCTCGGATCACTCACGCCAATGTGGGGGCCGGTCTCCCGAGGTGGTTGCACAATTATCGAGGTTCGTGTATTTAGGGAAGGGCGCAAGGGACGGCGGGGCACCTCCCAAACGGACCTCGTCCGGAAGAGTCTGCGTGTATTACCGGCGCTGCGGTAATACACGAGACTCTATAACTGGCACGCCCTTCACCGGCCCCGAGACTGTTATTCAGAGCGGCACGCCGAGCGTGGGCGAGGCGCAAATAGAAGCATCTCGATACAGTCCAAGGCATTGCGCAGGGGCCTCTCCCGACCGGCCCGTCTGAAGCTCGCGTCACATGTCAGAGCACGACCTAGTCATCATCGGCGCCGGCCCTGCCGGGTTGACCGCCGCCATCTACTCGAGCCGCGCGGGGCTTGCGCCCCTCGTCGTCGAACGCCAGCTCCCCGGCGGGCAAATGGGCCTGACGTACCTCATCGAGAACTTCCCCGGTTTCCCCGAAGGCGCTGCGGGAGTGGAACTCGCCGAGCGAATGCGCCAGCAGGCCGAACGCTTCGGCGCCGAGTTCCGGATGGCCGCCGTTGATCGGATTCGGCCCGGCGAAGGCGGCATTGAACTCGACCTCGAAGGAGAACCCCTGCGTGCGCGCGCACTCATCGTCGCCACCGGCGCGCGCTGGCGCGCGCTCGGCGTGCCGGGGGAGCGGGAGTTCCTCAGCCGAGGGGTGTCCTACTGCGCGACCTGTGACGGTCCCCTCTATCGCGGCCAGCCGGTCGCGGTCGTCGGCGGCAGCGACCACGCGGTGGAAGAAGCGCTCTTCCTCGCCCGCTATGCCGAACCGGTGTACCTCATTCATCGCCGCGACCAACTGCGCGCCACGCAGGTGCTTCAGCGCGAAGTCCTGTCGAACGACAAGGTCACCGTCCTGTGGAACACGGTGGTGACCGAGATCGTCGGCGCCGACGCCGCGGTACGCGCGCTCAACCTGCGCAACGTGGCCACCGGCGAGGAGTCAACGCTCGAAGTGCCTGCCGTGTTCGTCTGCGTCGGCACCGAGCCGGTGTCCGAGGTGGCTGCGGGCGTGCTCGAACTCGACGACAAGGGCTAC
Proteins encoded in this region:
- the trxA gene encoding thioredoxin codes for the protein MAEVASVTESDFEQEVLKSELPVLVDFWAPWCGPCRAVSPIVEKVAADLADKLKTVKVNVDEAPGLAGKYGIRSIPSLFIFHSGEVVDSMVGFLPESELKKRVEQVIAQ
- the trxB gene encoding thioredoxin-disulfide reductase — encoded protein: MSEHDLVIIGAGPAGLTAAIYSSRAGLAPLVVERQLPGGQMGLTYLIENFPGFPEGAAGVELAERMRQQAERFGAEFRMAAVDRIRPGEGGIELDLEGEPLRARALIVATGARWRALGVPGEREFLSRGVSYCATCDGPLYRGQPVAVVGGSDHAVEEALFLARYAEPVYLIHRRDQLRATQVLQREVLSNDKVTVLWNTVVTEIVGADAAVRALNLRNVATGEESTLEVPAVFVCVGTEPVSEVAAGVLELDDKGYIVVDADLRASVPGIYAAGDVRSGAWPQVVTACADGALASRSAERYLQGLEV
- a CDS encoding carbon-nitrogen hydrolase family protein; the encoded protein is MARYVTVASISRSPIEFQGNPQALLDNAAHFVRRAKLFGADIVAFPEVYPHHTGGETPAAVAESLTSLGPTLQRMTAEASSNSLHLIWPLYTCEGDRVYNSSVLIAPDGGIIGAYHKIHPTIGEIESGITPGTEARVFDTDVGRIGMAICYDLNFPDVRDGLGAAGAEMIFFSSAYRGGLQLRIWAFELGVYVISAILAELGRIVDQSGAVLAESTYEALIARRINLDRRLLHMDYNWDKMDAILAKYGADVSFEYFTREAVFTIASEREGLSVDDVIAEFGLEGRADYFRRANEVRRAALEKS